In Thermodesulfovibrionales bacterium, the genomic stretch ACCACGAGAAGATCGAGACGCTCCAGGGCCTTGACCGTGTGGTGCATGTTTGGATCAGTGATGATGGGATTCTCGCCCATAATATACATCGCCCTGAGCGTGCCATCGGCAGCAGCGTTCATCATCTCCGTTGCGGTCAAACCAGGTTTCGGGGAGAGCTTGATGCCCCATGCCTTCTCGAACTTCTCCTGGATCTCCGGGAGATCGACCCTCTGATACCCCGGATAGAAATTCGGCAGGCTTGCCGCGTCAGACGCGCCCTGGACATTGTTCTGTCCTCTCAGGGGGTTGATGCCGGTGAACTCCCTTCCGACATTGCCCGTGAGGGTCACAAGATTTGCCACGGCCTTGACGTTGTTTGTGCCGCAAGTGTGCTGCGTTATCCCCATGGTGTAAAAGATCCCCGCACGGCGTGACGTGCCGTACATCCGTGCAGCCTTTATGATATCGTCTTTCGGCACGCCGGTGATCATCTCGGCATGCTCAGGGGTAAATTCCTCAACAGACCTTTTCCATTCCTCAAAACCTTCGGTCTTTTCAGCAATGAACCGGTCGTTCTGAAGGCCTTCCTTCAGAATCACGTGGGCAAGACTATTGAGGAGGGCAATGTCGGTCCCCGGCTTCATCTTCAGGAAGATCTCGGCGAACTTGACCATGGGAACCTTTCTCGGATCGGCGACGATGATCTTTGCACCCTTCCGGTATGCCTTGATCATCCTATTGGCGACGACGGGGTGACTCTCCTTGGTGTTTGACCCGATGATGAAGATGACTTCCATGCCTTCAATCTCTCGGACCGAATTCGTCATCGCCCCTGAACCGAAAATCGCGGCCAGCCCGGCCACGGTTGGGGCGTGTCAGAGACGGGCGCAGTGATCGACGTTGTTTGTGCCGACCGCAGCGCGCATGAATTTCTGGAAGAGGTAGTTCTCCTCATTTGTACAGCGGGCCGATGAAAGACCGCCGATCGAGTCGGGACCATGCTCGGATTTGATCTCGTTCAGCCTCGTGCCAATATAATCATAGGCCTCATCCCACGATACTTCTTCGAACTGTCCATTCTTCTTTATCAGCGGAGTCTTCAGCCGTTCAGGGTTGTTCACGAACTTGTACCCGAACCTGCCCTTCACGCAGAGCCAACCCTCGTTCCAGGTCTCTTCCTTCGAGGTGACCCTGATGATCTCGTTACCCCTCACACGGAGGGTAATGTTACAGCCTGTGCCGCAGTAAGAGCAGACCGTGTCCACCTCTTTCACGTCAATATGCCTGCCCTTCTGCGTCCAGAGCTTTCCGGTAAGCGCTCCTGTCGGGCAGACGGATACACACTGTCCGCAGAATTCGCAATCGAGGTTCCTTTCGAAGGCCGTGCAGATCTTGGACTTGAACCCCCGGTAACCGAAATCGATCGCCTCCACGCCCTGAACCTCGTCGCAGACCTTCACGCATCTCCCGCACATGATGCATTTTTCGAGGTCCCGTCTGATAAAAGGATTCCTGTCTCCCGTCTTGTAAGTCCTTCTCTCTCCCTCGAACCGGTTCTCTCTGATGCCGTAGGAATAGGCGAGTTCCTGGAGTCTGCAGTCGCCGGCGCCTTCGCAGACCATGCAGTCATTCGGGTGGTCGGAAAGGATCAGTTCGAGGACCGTCTTTCTCAAAGCCTGGATATTAGCATTCGACGTAATGACTTCCATTCCCTCGCTCACCGGTGTGGTACAGGAAGTCACCGGCCTCAGGATACCCTTCACCTCAACGATGCAGAGCCTGCAGCCCCCAAAGGGCGAAAGCTTCGGATGATGACAGAGCGTCGGTATCGAGATGTTATATTTCCTCGCCGCATCGAGGATCGTCATCTCCTCGGCTGCCTCTACGCTCTTACCGTCTATCGTCAACCTTACCATATCATTCTCTCCCTACCGCTTTGAACTTACAGACGTCAAAACACGCCCCGCATTTAATGCAGAGATCAGGGGCTATCTTGTGAGGCTTCTTCTTTTCGCCTGCTATGGCGCCGGCAGGGCAGGCCCGCTTGCAGGCGCCGCAGCCGGTGCATACTTCTTCG encodes the following:
- the fdhF gene encoding formate dehydrogenase subunit alpha; translated protein: MVRLTIDGKSVEAAEEMTILDAARKYNISIPTLCHHPKLSPFGGCRLCIVEVKGILRPVTSCTTPVSEGMEVITSNANIQALRKTVLELILSDHPNDCMVCEGAGDCRLQELAYSYGIRENRFEGERRTYKTGDRNPFIRRDLEKCIMCGRCVKVCDEVQGVEAIDFGYRGFKSKICTAFERNLDCEFCGQCVSVCPTGALTGKLWTQKGRHIDVKEVDTVCSYCGTGCNITLRVRGNEIIRVTSKEETWNEGWLCVKGRFGYKFVNNPERLKTPLIKKNGQFEEVSWDEAYDYIGTRLNEIKSEHGPDSIGGLSSARCTNEENYLFQKFMRAAVGTNNVDHCARLUHAPTVAGLAAIFGSGAMTNSVREIEGMEVIFIIGSNTKESHPVVANRMIKAYRKGAKIIVADPRKVPMVKFAEIFLKMKPGTDIALLNSLAHVILKEGLQNDRFIAEKTEGFEEWKRSVEEFTPEHAEMITGVPKDDIIKAARMYGTSRRAGIFYTMGITQHTCGTNNVKAVANLVTLTGNVGREFTGINPLRGQNNVQGASDAASLPNFYPGYQRVDLPEIQEKFEKAWGIKLSPKPGLTATEMMNAAADGTLRAMYIMGENPIITDPNMHHTVKALERLDLLVVQDIFMTETAKLADVVLPASCFAEKDGTFSNTERKVQRVRKAVEPPGQAREDFSIITDVSRRLGYPMEYRSPEEVLAEYGRLWPAMAGINYRRIEKEGIAWPCPSVDHPGTPYLYKDGFPKARVPFVPVKFTPPAEVTDGEYPFILTTGRNLFQYHSGSMTRRVKPIEKHAGEAYVELNPADGKMLNVQDGQLVKIKSRRGQIEIKVRLTNRVSEGTVFIPMHYGEAAANVITNDALDPQVKIPELKVCAVAVEK